Proteins from a genomic interval of Quercus robur chromosome 9, dhQueRobu3.1, whole genome shotgun sequence:
- the LOC126698937 gene encoding uncharacterized protein LOC126698937 isoform X2 has product MEISETDRVRLKRKTLQSVVEQCQRALELLATTSGVDGGGDDEEDDDGDGGTRGESSASGSLRGSDREADELCDLLKSRVQCVDFLEKLESAQATVPLNMAEGNSWDVVDKNDLWERESDESEQEDYVLVKQEDIVEGIACFMAAYLLSLKQTKDLTPNQLQDALSKTFSVKKKKGKLRKAWDGSKVIYNVASWGATAIGIYQNPVILRAATKAFWTSCHVISKLL; this is encoded by the exons ATGGAGATTTCGGAGACGGATAGGGTTCGATTGAAGAGGAAGACTTTGCAGTCTGTGGTGGAACAGTGTCAACGAGCTCTTGAATTGCTCGCTACGACGAGCGGTGTTGACGGTGGCGGTGACGATGAGGAAGACGATGACGGTGACGGTGGCACACGTGGCGAAAGCTCAGCCTCGGGATCTCTCCGTGGCAGTGATCGAGAAGCCGATGAG TTGTGCGATCTTCTTAAGTCTAGAGTTCAATGCGTCGACTTCCTTGAAAAGCTAGAGAGTGCACAGGCGACAGTTCCACTAAATATGGCTG AAGGTAATTCTTGGGATGTGGTCGATAAAAATGATCTATGGGAAAGAGAAAGTGATGAATCGGAACAAGAAGACTATGTTCTTGTTAAGCAAGAAGATATAGTAGAGGGTATTGCATGCTTCATGGCTGCATATTTGTTGTCCCTCAAACAGACTAAG GATTTGACCCCAAACCAACTCCAGGATG CCCTTAGCAAGACATTCtcagtgaaaaagaaaaagggaaagcttCGGAAGGCATGGGATGGAAGCAAAGTTATTTATAATGTGGCATCTTGGGGTGCAACTGCTATAGG GATATACCAAAACCCTGTAATTCTAAGGGCTGCAACCAAGGCATTCTGGACTTCTTGTCATGTGATATCAAAGCTTCTCTGA
- the LOC126698937 gene encoding uncharacterized protein LOC126698937 isoform X1 has protein sequence MEISETDRVRLKRKTLQSVVEQCQRALELLATTSGVDGGGDDEEDDDGDGGTRGESSASGSLRGSDREADELCDLLKSRVQCVDFLEKLESAQATVPLNMAEEGNSWDVVDKNDLWERESDESEQEDYVLVKQEDIVEGIACFMAAYLLSLKQTKDLTPNQLQDALSKTFSVKKKKGKLRKAWDGSKVIYNVASWGATAIGIYQNPVILRAATKAFWTSCHVISKLL, from the exons ATGGAGATTTCGGAGACGGATAGGGTTCGATTGAAGAGGAAGACTTTGCAGTCTGTGGTGGAACAGTGTCAACGAGCTCTTGAATTGCTCGCTACGACGAGCGGTGTTGACGGTGGCGGTGACGATGAGGAAGACGATGACGGTGACGGTGGCACACGTGGCGAAAGCTCAGCCTCGGGATCTCTCCGTGGCAGTGATCGAGAAGCCGATGAG TTGTGCGATCTTCTTAAGTCTAGAGTTCAATGCGTCGACTTCCTTGAAAAGCTAGAGAGTGCACAGGCGACAGTTCCACTAAATATGGCTG AAGAAGGTAATTCTTGGGATGTGGTCGATAAAAATGATCTATGGGAAAGAGAAAGTGATGAATCGGAACAAGAAGACTATGTTCTTGTTAAGCAAGAAGATATAGTAGAGGGTATTGCATGCTTCATGGCTGCATATTTGTTGTCCCTCAAACAGACTAAG GATTTGACCCCAAACCAACTCCAGGATG CCCTTAGCAAGACATTCtcagtgaaaaagaaaaagggaaagcttCGGAAGGCATGGGATGGAAGCAAAGTTATTTATAATGTGGCATCTTGGGGTGCAACTGCTATAGG GATATACCAAAACCCTGTAATTCTAAGGGCTGCAACCAAGGCATTCTGGACTTCTTGTCATGTGATATCAAAGCTTCTCTGA